A genomic segment from uncultured Alistipes sp. encodes:
- a CDS encoding BamA/TamA family outer membrane protein produces MVHRSALWALLILCAGAVCPGYAQESGIRVSDSDTIRYTYTPLPQEAPRKKPFLKRIVDYFGQSTTDRTFEKKIDFTFAGGPSYSKTTSLGIGLLAAGLYRIDRTDSITVPSDISVFASIYISGFYAVGVSGNTIFAKNRQRLSYSAEFISAPRDFWGIGYDNGLHNEVSTYSEKRIQIEGRYLHEILPHTYLGGVVNFDYTRGIKFSRPEYIAGENPQYIATGIGAIAEYDSRDFIPNPFKGVYVSFQETCYPKSLGNCGKALWQTTITADAYHRVWKDAILATDLYAEFNSDGTPWPMLARMGGNQRMRGYYLGRFTDNDMITFQIELRQRIWRRIGAVVWGGAGNVFPSLAEFDWGKTLPNYGLGLRWELKKRVNVRLDYGFGKETSSFLLSVNEAF; encoded by the coding sequence ATGGTGCACCGATCCGCCTTATGGGCTCTCCTGATTCTCTGTGCGGGAGCCGTCTGCCCGGGGTATGCCCAGGAATCCGGAATCCGTGTGTCGGACTCGGATACGATCCGTTACACCTATACCCCCCTGCCGCAGGAAGCTCCCCGGAAGAAGCCCTTCCTGAAACGGATCGTTGACTATTTCGGCCAATCGACCACCGACCGCACCTTCGAAAAGAAGATCGACTTCACGTTCGCCGGAGGCCCCAGCTACTCGAAGACCACCAGTCTCGGAATCGGTCTCCTCGCTGCGGGGCTCTACCGGATCGACCGGACCGATTCGATTACGGTCCCTTCGGATATTTCGGTATTCGCAAGCATCTACATTTCGGGTTTCTATGCCGTCGGCGTCTCCGGAAACACCATCTTTGCGAAGAACAGACAGCGGCTGAGCTACTCCGCGGAGTTCATCTCCGCACCCCGCGACTTCTGGGGAATCGGCTACGACAACGGTCTTCACAACGAGGTGAGCACCTACTCCGAAAAACGAATCCAGATCGAAGGCCGCTACCTGCATGAGATCCTGCCCCATACCTACCTCGGAGGAGTTGTCAACTTCGACTATACGCGCGGTATCAAGTTCTCCAGGCCCGAATATATCGCCGGAGAGAATCCCCAGTATATCGCCACCGGAATCGGGGCCATCGCCGAGTATGACAGCCGCGACTTCATTCCCAATCCGTTCAAGGGCGTTTATGTCAGTTTCCAGGAGACCTGCTACCCGAAAAGCCTCGGAAACTGCGGCAAGGCGCTCTGGCAGACCACCATCACGGCCGATGCCTACCACCGGGTCTGGAAGGATGCCATCCTCGCCACGGACCTCTACGCCGAATTCAACTCCGACGGAACCCCCTGGCCCATGCTCGCCCGTATGGGCGGCAACCAGCGGATGCGCGGATACTACCTCGGACGCTTCACCGACAACGACATGATCACCTTCCAGATCGAACTCCGGCAGCGCATCTGGCGGCGTATCGGCGCGGTCGTCTGGGGCGGTGCCGGAAACGTATTCCCCTCGCTGGCTGAATTCGACTGGGGCAAGACCCTGCCCAATTACGGGCTCGGCCTGCGCTGGGAACTCAAGAAAAGAGTAAACGTCCGCCTCGATTACGGATTCGGCAAGGAGACCAGCAGTTTCCTGCTGAGTGTCAACGAGGCATTTTAA
- a CDS encoding low molecular weight protein-tyrosine-phosphatase yields the protein MKTSILFVCLGNICRSPAAEGILRDRIVRAGLSDRIEVDSAGTYGGHRGDLPDPRMRSAASRRGYSLTHRARQVREEDFERFDRIVVMDDMNYETLHRLAPSRAAAEKICRMTDFCRRHPDRTYVPDPYYEGHEGFELVLDMLEDGCEGLLADLERERRI from the coding sequence ATGAAAACGAGCATACTTTTTGTCTGCCTGGGCAATATCTGCCGGTCGCCGGCCGCCGAAGGGATCCTGCGCGACCGGATTGTGCGGGCGGGGCTTTCGGATCGGATCGAGGTGGATTCGGCGGGGACCTACGGGGGTCACCGCGGCGACCTTCCGGACCCGCGGATGCGGAGTGCGGCCTCACGGCGGGGGTATTCGCTGACCCACCGGGCGCGTCAGGTCCGGGAGGAGGATTTCGAACGCTTCGACCGGATCGTGGTCATGGACGACATGAACTACGAAACGCTGCATCGGCTGGCGCCGTCGCGGGCCGCGGCGGAGAAGATCTGCCGCATGACGGATTTCTGCCGCCGCCATCCCGACCGGACGTATGTCCCGGACCCGTATTACGAGGGTCACGAAGGTTTCGAACTGGTGCTGGACATGCTGGAGGACGGTTGCGAGGGCCTGTTGGCGGACCTGGAGCGGGAGAGGCGGATTTGA
- a CDS encoding PorV/PorQ family protein, whose amino-acid sequence MKRFMTLLAATALISGAASAQEATLPTPDAKTIGMGGVMMTTLSGSHAIYNNSATALFQRSPSQISSSYYGQGSFDYYAVSGSCRLGSENLILAGWRQYLRERGNSDMAVDLGYSRQINGRWAVGVVARYLHLSRPEISADALAADLCIAYQLPLENIGSYSALRAGAKIANLGAYLNDTDYILPMDLAAGVALDTYLSDAHEITVGTDLGYYFYPKGVRGFQLSLGMEYNLMQLVQFRAGYHYGEQRCYYPSYWSVGGGVRILHLRLDFAYLFAKKETLLHNTYSLSFGFDF is encoded by the coding sequence ATGAAACGATTCATGACCCTGCTGGCCGCTACGGCCCTGATCTCCGGAGCTGCTTCCGCTCAGGAGGCTACACTCCCCACGCCCGATGCCAAAACCATCGGAATGGGTGGCGTGATGATGACTACCCTCTCCGGCTCACACGCCATTTACAACAACTCCGCAACGGCCTTGTTCCAGCGGAGCCCCTCGCAAATCTCCTCCTCCTACTACGGACAGGGAAGTTTCGACTACTATGCCGTCTCGGGTTCCTGCCGCCTCGGCAGCGAGAACCTTATCCTGGCCGGATGGCGGCAGTATCTGCGCGAACGCGGGAACAGCGACATGGCCGTCGATCTCGGATACTCGCGACAGATCAACGGCCGTTGGGCCGTCGGCGTCGTGGCCCGCTATCTGCACCTGAGCCGTCCCGAAATCTCGGCCGACGCCCTGGCCGCCGACCTCTGCATCGCCTATCAGCTCCCCCTCGAAAACATCGGCTCCTACTCCGCCCTGCGCGCCGGTGCCAAGATCGCCAACCTCGGGGCCTATCTCAACGATACCGACTACATCCTCCCGATGGACCTCGCCGCCGGTGTCGCCCTTGATACGTACCTCTCCGACGCCCACGAAATCACCGTCGGAACCGATCTCGGTTACTATTTCTATCCCAAAGGGGTGCGCGGATTCCAACTCTCACTCGGCATGGAGTACAACCTCATGCAGCTCGTCCAGTTCCGCGCCGGATATCACTACGGTGAACAGCGCTGCTACTATCCGAGTTACTGGTCGGTCGGCGGCGGCGTGCGCATCCTGCACCTGAGACTCGATTTCGCCTACCTATTCGCCAAAAAGGAGACACTTCTCCACAATACCTACAGCCTGAGTTTCGGTTTCGACTTTTAG
- the fabG gene encoding 3-oxoacyl-[acyl-carrier-protein] reductase — translation MKLLEGKVAIVTGAARGIGKAIALKFAAEGADVAFTDLVIDENGKATEAEIAALGVKAKGYASNAADFEETHQVIDQIMKDFGRIDILVNNAGITKDGLMMRMSEAQWDAVLTVNLKSAFNFIHAVTPVMARQKAGSIINMSSVVGVSGNAGQCNYSASKAGMIGLAKSIAKEMGSRGIRANCIAPGFIMTDMTDKLPDSVKEEWYKQIPLRRGGTPEEVAKVALFLASDLSSYVSGQVIHCCGAMNC, via the coding sequence ATGAAACTGCTCGAAGGAAAAGTGGCCATTGTGACCGGTGCCGCCCGCGGTATCGGAAAGGCCATCGCTCTGAAATTCGCCGCCGAAGGTGCCGATGTCGCATTCACCGACCTGGTTATCGATGAGAACGGAAAGGCTACCGAAGCCGAAATCGCCGCGCTCGGCGTCAAGGCAAAAGGCTACGCCTCCAATGCCGCAGACTTCGAAGAGACCCATCAGGTCATCGACCAGATCATGAAGGATTTCGGTCGCATCGACATCCTCGTCAACAACGCCGGAATCACCAAGGACGGCCTGATGATGCGCATGTCCGAGGCGCAGTGGGACGCCGTCCTGACCGTAAACCTCAAGTCCGCTTTCAACTTCATCCACGCCGTGACGCCCGTGATGGCCCGTCAGAAAGCCGGTTCGATCATCAACATGTCGTCGGTGGTCGGTGTCAGCGGAAACGCCGGTCAGTGCAACTACTCCGCCTCGAAGGCCGGTATGATCGGCCTGGCCAAGTCCATCGCCAAGGAGATGGGATCGCGCGGAATCCGCGCCAACTGCATCGCCCCGGGGTTCATCATGACCGATATGACCGACAAACTCCCCGATTCGGTCAAGGAGGAGTGGTACAAGCAGATCCCCCTGCGCCGCGGCGGCACGCCCGAAGAGGTGGCCAAAGTCGCCCTGTTCCTCGCGTCGGACCTCTCGTCGTATGTCAGCGGTCAGGTGATCCATTGCTGCGGAGCCATGAACTGCTAA
- the glyA gene encoding serine hydroxymethyltransferase, translating into MKRDSRIFELIGEERNRQMHGIELIASENFVSEEVMEAMGSVLTNKYAEGYPAARYYGGCEVVDKVERLAIERICEIYGAEWANVQPHSGAQANMAVFFACLQPGDTFMGLDLAHGGHLSHGSPVNMSGKYFKAVGYQLDEATGRIDYDAMERKALECHPKLIVGGASAYSREWDYKRMREIADKVGALLMVDMAHTAGLIAAGLLENPVKYAHIVTSTTHKTLRGPRGGIILMGKDFENPWGLTTPKGAVKMMSQILNSAVFPGIQGGPLEHVIAAKAVAFGEALQPEYREYQRQVQKNAAAMAAAFTKRGYKIVSGGTDNHLMLVDLRTKFPELTGKLAEKCLVAADITTNKNMVPFDTRSPFQTSGLRFGTPAITTRGLKEEQMDYIVGLIDRVLNDPENEANIAAVRKDVNALMANYPLFAW; encoded by the coding sequence ATGAAAAGAGATTCCCGGATTTTCGAATTGATTGGCGAGGAGCGCAACCGTCAGATGCACGGCATCGAGCTGATCGCCTCGGAGAACTTCGTCAGCGAAGAGGTGATGGAGGCCATGGGCTCGGTGCTCACGAACAAATATGCGGAGGGCTATCCGGCAGCACGCTATTACGGCGGCTGCGAGGTGGTGGACAAGGTGGAGCGTCTTGCCATCGAACGGATCTGCGAGATCTACGGCGCGGAGTGGGCCAACGTGCAGCCGCACTCGGGTGCGCAGGCCAACATGGCGGTCTTCTTCGCGTGCCTGCAGCCTGGCGATACCTTCATGGGGCTGGACCTTGCACACGGAGGCCACCTTTCGCACGGTTCGCCGGTGAACATGTCGGGCAAATACTTCAAGGCCGTCGGCTACCAGCTGGACGAGGCGACGGGCCGCATCGACTACGACGCCATGGAGCGCAAGGCGCTGGAGTGCCACCCGAAACTGATCGTCGGCGGGGCTTCGGCCTACTCGCGCGAGTGGGACTACAAGCGGATGCGCGAAATCGCCGACAAGGTGGGTGCGCTGCTGATGGTGGACATGGCCCACACGGCGGGTCTGATCGCCGCGGGGCTGCTGGAGAATCCGGTGAAATACGCCCATATCGTCACCTCGACGACGCACAAGACGCTGCGCGGGCCGCGCGGCGGTATCATCCTCATGGGCAAGGACTTCGAGAACCCGTGGGGACTGACGACGCCGAAGGGGGCGGTGAAGATGATGTCGCAGATCCTCAATTCGGCCGTCTTCCCGGGCATCCAGGGAGGCCCGCTGGAGCACGTGATCGCCGCGAAGGCCGTGGCATTCGGCGAGGCGCTGCAGCCCGAATACAGGGAGTACCAGCGTCAGGTCCAGAAGAACGCCGCAGCGATGGCCGCGGCCTTCACGAAGCGGGGCTACAAGATCGTCTCGGGCGGCACGGACAACCACCTGATGCTGGTCGACCTGCGGACGAAGTTTCCCGAACTGACGGGCAAGCTGGCCGAGAAGTGCCTCGTGGCCGCCGACATCACGACGAACAAGAACATGGTTCCGTTCGACACGCGCTCGCCGTTCCAGACGTCGGGACTGCGCTTCGGAACGCCGGCCATCACGACGCGCGGACTGAAGGAGGAACAGATGGACTACATCGTCGGGCTGATCGACCGGGTTCTGAACGATCCGGAGAACGAGGCGAACATCGCCGCCGTGCGCAAGGACGTGAATGCGCTGATGGCAAACTACCCGCTCTTTGCCTGGTAA